The window GACTGAAACCACCACTGAATGAGCTTCATCACTAAATATGGAATCATATCAAACTGGACATTATGGGTCTGATATCATAATAATGATGTTTATTGGCTTTAGACATGTCACATGATTTAGTGTTCAATAAAtttaaattcttccttcattaCAGTAAATCAAAATTGTCAGAACATTATCACATCACGTTTCAAATTTTacatcacagaaaataacagataaCCACAGTCAACCTGGAGTGAATTCATTGTGTTTAACACACTCCATCTTGATTGCACATAATGATAATGTATGCTGATAAGAGAATATAAAACTATGGtccaacagaaataaaaagtaaacatcAAACTGTCAGTTCCATCAACACCAATGCATTAACAGATTTCACCAATAGAGATCCCAAAAACATGTTCAGCAGTTCAAAATTGTGAGAATATTATCACATCATGTTTCAAATTTTacatcacagaaaataacagataaCATGTTCAGCAGGAACTATTTTAACATGTTGTTCCTATTACACTTATCACTttagggaaggaaaagaaagattATGAGTCCTGTTTACAAAGTCTGATTGATTTCAGGTTTAGTTTCCCCCTCACTCAGCATTCAGCTCATACAAAGACCATATTGAACacctctgttgtttttcatcttcttctctcacCCCCTGTCAGGGTTTGTCTGGACAGAAATGCTTGGACATGAGGATGCAGATGTTTTGCCCACACTTCCAGCACTGTTGCTTGATGTGTGTGGAACCCTGCTGGGTCTTTCTTTTACACAGTGAACACACATCCGCAGCATCACTGCCTCCTCTCCCGGATTCTTTGGATCTTTTTGCAATGAGTTGTTTAAGCTCTGCCAGGATGGTGGGGTTTGGTGCCTTTGCAATGCCCACGACTTTCACTCTTTTAGGGTCAAACACACAATCCTCTTCTAGGCCGCTGGGCACAGCTCTTAGGCCAATATTGGGGGGCACCCAGGCAGTGTCGTAACCATTTGCATGCCAATTGAGTTGCATAGGATGGTTGTCCTTGTCGATACGCTTAACGCGACCAACACGCACTCGTACCTCAAAGACCATACGGTCTGAAAGGCTACTTCTTAATGGATAATGTGCCGCCTTTTTCTTATCGCGACTGACATACACACCCTTTCCCAGCATGCCACCTGATGACTGTTTAAAACCATTGGCGATGATGAGCCGTGCACTGGCAACACTGGTCCCATGGTACATAGTGTAGACACCCCGGTTTTGTGGTTTCTGTGACGCCGCCAGCTCCACACCAGGAAAAGAAGCACCATCGTCGACCACCTCCCAGCCAGAGAACTGTATAGACATTCTGCTTTAGAGATGTGACTGATAAAAGATGATGAAGCTCCGCAAagaccagcagctctgtgaaaaTGAATACAGAAATTTGGAATCATGTAACAGATTTAAGAGCAATCAGGGTGAGACTTGCAGAGTTTAGAATTTACAGATTAGTTTTAATCCTCCGCTCCCTGACTAGAGAAACTAGTAACAAAAGTGCCAGGATGAACCACACATTAAGTGATGTTGTGCAAATGAAAAGGTGTGTTAAAAGTTTACTCAAACTACCAGTTTTCCAGGGTGTGTTGCCACTACTTtccattaaattaaatgttgtactattcattcatattttgcaCTGCATTGTAATTTTCATTCccttgtttaatctgttttacttaattttatcttcttttttatttcactctgaaaatcctatttatatgtgtgtttatatgtcttGTGTTTGATGGATCATCTGTTTGCTTCCTTGTCAGATGTCCGTCTATGTTTTGCTGTCTCAATACACATTCCACCCCTTATGTCCCTCAGTTTGACAATCACTGTCCTAACTGACAACATATATAAGTCTGTAGGCTATAAGTCAAGAAAAGAAATCCAACTTTCTAAACTAGAACAAAGGAAGGCTATATGCTGTGTCAGTCTGATGAGGCGAGTAAAACGACCTTCTTCATAACTTCTAACATAATCTAATGCAGtatcatattattttattacttcctgtttgttcttttgttaaCTTTTTCTGTAAATCTTACAACTCTAGTGCTGTTTAAGGTTTAATATTCAGGGACAAACCTTACCGTCAGGTGAAGACTTCTCTCTGTCAGCTCTGAGAAAGTTTCACTTTCTATTCAGTACGTTGCTTTAAGAGTTTTGATTACGTCACGAATTCTAATAAATATGGCCGGTTAGCTCAGttggttagagcgtggtgctaataacgccaaggtcgCGGGTTCGATCCCCGTACGGGCCATGGGACCTTTTCTGATCATATTTACTATGATGAATTGGTTTCTCGTAACGCCACATCCTCGGCTGGGCTTAGGGTTTAGTTGTGGTTATTGTAAAACAGAGCGGGTGGCTCTCGATCTGAAAAGTGCAGCCAATGCGAAAGTGCATTacacctgcattctttctaatggccagcagggggcgactccactggctgcaaaaagaagtccgattgtatggaagtaTTTGAGAAAATGACCCCACTTCTCCCTTAATTTATTACCTCAGCAAACACCTTTCTAATGGGTTTATGGTCACAATCGATAgtatcaagtcttcttcaatgcatcatgatgttcgttttgtaaattatggccccgtttagagtaaaatagatgataaagcagcgtatgcgtcagggcgtggctacgttgtaATTGACAAGTAgctaccacggcgacaacgtTGGTTAAGTAACGTAACCACTGATGGACGTGACCATGGCCCCAgattcacagtgtgttttcctttcattaaagttaattgtaacattttggtcgcctcaagaagtcttgttcagcgtttgtTGGTGATAAAATACCCTCGAGTCGGATGTTCAGTGTTtctggtgagtacattttgtttttatggttttaggcctgtttttcgctagcggaaattagcattagcattatcactgttatcCATGGACTGTAAAggcaccgtgctaaccaagctagcgctatggtcagctccaccctctcgtccaaatatgttcacgtcatggatgtattataactttaaaatctcattatacatccatggtccaCGTCCACTTCTGGCAAAGTAGTATCAATGTAAGTTCTTTGCTTCTGGCTCCATAGAACAAACATGGCGACAGtgaaatccaagatggcgatggtcaaatagctaaactcgaggcttcaaaactgTGActacatccatttttttttttttttttttttttttttttttatacagtccATGGGTAAGGCACACAGTCTATGGTAACATGTATGTTGGAGTCAGCATAAACATCTCAAAAGACGTACTTAAAATCTTCCACTTTACTCCTCGCCACGGTAACGTTAGTTGATTAAACATAAGATACAAATCTACATTACATGTAAGCTGCGACTATTCCAGTCTAGTCGTATGTTTGTGACCCTTGCTGTTCGTATTTATTCAAGCCGAAATAGCTCAGTTGGGAGAGcgttagactgaagatctaaaggtccctggttcgatCCCGGGTTTCGGCAGGGTGGTTTCCTTTTCGCCTCCAGCAGCGTATTCAGAGCACATGAGTCATTCATAGGACTCAAAGTATTGACAACTCAAACAAACTCAATTCTGACTTATAGCGCCCCGTGCTGGCAGGATCATTTAACACATTCATATCACAAACTTTGATTTACCTTTGTCCTCACAATATGATTTCAGGACATATCCTTGTGCACAGTAATAGTCAACATGTTTGAAACAGTACTGACGATTTGACGCTGTTATAGCGGTTATATAATGGACAAATACCCCGTGAACACACATGTATCCCTATGTCATGTCtgaaaaatatttccatttaaacaCCAAAACTGGTCCTGTCCGTATTTTAAACAAGTGCACAAAATTAACCTGTCATTGACACTGGCAATTATAAATGATTTAATGTCTGTAATCACATGTCAAAACTCAGTTTCATTAGTCAGCACACAGAATTTATGTACACAGCATTACAGTTGTACAAATTGTGTTGCCtaacatttcaccaaaaaagcATTCTACTCCATATTACTTGATAATTTCTCTGAATTTCAGCAAGTTATTAAACTTGAAATATGTATAGGTTAAACAGCTGTGGGCTTATGGACGCTGGGAATAGAGCCGGTTAGGAAACACCACACTGTCACCTACAGACATGCCTTTGAGCCATTGCTTTAGGATAGGTGTGACAGTAAAAAAGAGCTCCTCTTCGGCTGATAATGTCACAAGTCATTAAGCTCAGCCACCTTGCTGCAGATGTGCCTGATATCCTTCTGCAGCTTCTCCTTGTCAAGGCAGGATTTTATGTTACCTATCTGCCTCAGGGACTCAATGACGTCATGCACAGACAGGAAACCTGTCCAAAAGAGAGGCAGGGTGTACAAAGGATCATCAGACATTATTGTCTGTATGAGTTATCTAGATTTTACTGGAGGTGCAGAGAGTGTAATGCATCTAATACTGTAGTAAAAAGCACTGAAACCTAGCTAACCTAACGTAGCTCTGGCCCAACAACTTgagataattttttttctcagctcaaGCTTGGTAATACTGCTGGTAGAGATGGAAAAGGAGGCCAGCGTGGACAAAATTCATGAAAATAGGTCAGTCTCATAGACTCTAAGTGCATATGCTTTAGAtaactgacagcagctgaggtAATTTGTGATATTCACTTAACAAGGCTGGCCAGGACTAATGTGTTAATGTTAACATAGATGGCTGTCTAGGTTACATACAGTGCCAGTCaacagtttggacacactttctcattcaagtgaaagagaaagtgtgtccaaacttttgactggtactgtatgtgagtgCTGCTGGTGATTGATGTCTTAACATGGTACTAAGATTGGCTTGTGGCCTGCTTGCACAGTGCTGATAACCATAACAACGTTGGCTTTGTGCTAGTTTATCTTGTTGGCTCTAACCCTGTGTCATTTGGTGTTGTAGTAACAGTTGCAAAAGTGGCGTTATTAATCTGTAGGTTAATTTTATGAGGAACCCTCTTAACCAACCTTTTTAACAAGCTCATATAATCTCAGTTTTTAATCTCTGGATAAAATTGGCTGTGGTCCTAATCGTCACTTATCATGACTTCATTGGGTAGTTCAGAACATACTGcctaaaatggaaatattttttcaatatcACATAACTTTAGGATGTAATATTCGGTGACTGTGAACCGTGAGGTGGAGGTGATAAACTATATCGTTCAATGATGGAATATTAAAtctcattcttcttctctttctgacTCCTTGCCTGTCTTGCTCCGAATATTTACGACCAGCATCAATTATGCATTGCTTTTCTCCCCCTCTCATACCACCTCCTTCAACCTATTCATCCTATACTTAAAATAGAGTGATGGATGGAGATCTGTGGTTGAGCGGTGATTTGTCACTGCTCTTATTTACTTTGTCTATTTTCTATTTGTCTACACTTTAATACGAGCTGGAGACTGAGAAGGGATTGACATAAAGTGGGGAAGGCTTGAGATCTAGTGCCAGTTCTCCTGGGAAATGTGCTTCCACTTGGTACAGCAATGAGATGGGGATGGATGTCAACAGCAGTTTGATGCAGAGCTAAGCTGCTGCGCTGACTGGCTGTGTATTTCCATGGCTTGTCTTATGACTTATTAGATTTGATGTAACTACATGAAGCAGCTGTAGCTCACATACATTTGTATTTAAGATTAGCTTTGTGATGCTGGTACCTCTGGACGAAGATACCTCTCTTCTTATGCTTAATTTAAGATGTCCTTGTCGTTAACTGGAATATTAAGCATCTCATTTTCAGGCAAAAGAAATGGAGCTTATTAGTCAAGTAGTCAGCTCACTTCAATTTGTGACTAGTTATTTACataactctctctctgttcctgtctctctgcttctctctctttcgtGAGgtgtctttgcattttttttccttgacgTATATTGTAAactacatgtatgtatgtgtatgtttactCACTGATGACAGGAAGTTACTAACAGTTGTCACCCACCTTTGTGGTATTCCTGtttgagcagctgcagctcctgatGAAGGCTGTTCTCCATTGAGGACATTCTTTTACCGAGTTTGGTTTCAGAGCGTTTCAGCTGATCTGCCTGACGGTGGTTTGCTTGATCCCGCTGGGTCTCAAACGGCTCCACACGGGCCTCCAGACCACACAGTCGGTCAGCCAATCTAGACTCTGCCTCtaactgaacacacaacatataaacatacagtgCTGCCAAACACTTTTTACTTAGTGTGTGTGAATAGTCCTAAACATTCTTTTTAATTGATTATAATATGCTCTTTATAACATTTGAGCTTTACaagtttaaaatgacattatcTTTGAGATATTATTGTATCTGACAAGTAACATAAGGTATAAATACCACTGAGAAGACTGGCAGCTTCTAtactttattttactctttattAATGGCACAAAATAGGAAGAGGGTGCTGTTCATCAGGCAAAAACTGTCTTAAAGCTTTCAGATATTTGTGAAAAAAGGTCCATGGAAAAATAAATTGCAATTGCTCTGTGCGTGTGTCTGGACAGAGCTGTGgagctgttgttctgtccacctcttcagtgtgtctgtttgcttcTTGGCTTCCTTTAGGTCACTTGATATCCTGCAAAAACATCAGGAATAGAAAATATGGTTTCAAGATTAGGTTAGCCACCAAACTGGGATATTTTGATAATGCAGTAACAGATTAAAACTATGAAGTTGCGGGTTTCAGTCATTGGTAAAAGCTTTAATTGAAGTACAGTAGACAAGTATATTTGGGGTGCACATAGACTGGCAATGTGAGGACTGAGCTGGCATGCTTGCTGGGCCTGTTATATACAACTCATACTTGGCACTACCAGGTGCTTGGCATCTGATGAAGAGTTTGTCAGTTTCCACAACCAATAATTTATTGGCACCACCTTGTCTAGTTAACAATTTGCACTAAGTAGAATGACTGGTGTGAACACTGAATGTCAATCATAAATGAATGATGGACGTCACTATAATAtagttaaattatattaaaagcaaaatgcTTTTGTTCTGCTCCTTGAAGCTGCTTCAAAATGTTTAGTCAGTGTTTCTTTGGTAATTAGAGGTGAGACCTTCTCAGCAATTGCACTGCTTTTTATAGTTTGACTTGATGTCAACCTCAGCAGGCAGAACACTGTTGTTGGGTGCTGCTACTATATGTGCATGGAGGCACATACTCTCACAgtcacatgcacactcacacaaccAAATAGCTGAATGCACAGTTAAATACATGCACACCTGCAAACGTAAGTGTACACAAGCACAGCATTTCACATTTGCAGATTGTTCCAAGCACTATATTTGACTGAGTCTAATAATACAGTTACATTTGGTCAgtattatttagatttttaaaatgagaaagaaaatgtggTGGAGTGATGCTGCATTAACTAGTGCAGGCATGTTGTTCATCTTATGACCTTTGTATTGCTCTGAACATTGTTTTTAGGAGAGTAGAACAAATTTCCCTCTTCCTGCAATATTGGAAGAAGTTGATATTAATATAACTATATGTAGTTCACATTGCTCACAGGACCTTTTGGGttaactgatgttaaaacatctcAGATAGATGCTGCAACATTAGACTCGCTGAATGAAATAGTGTGGGACACTGCAGGACACAATGCACAGTGTCTCATTGGGAATTCTCTCTGGggtgtatttttctgttatatatataatacatattcaGTTGATCTTCTTTGTCCTAATTCCTTCTTCCTGAACACTTTAAATTGAATGACCAATGAGACAAatgccaggtgtgtgtgtgtgtgtctgcacaacAAAACAGATTCCTGCTTCAAATTAATGTAGGCTAACTCCACAGATCTGCTGCTACAGAACCACCTCATTTATTACATCACGCTGGCTGCCTAATCTGGTTAATGTTGACAGTTGGTAGGCCAGACATACACTAGACAACAGGACTGTGTATCTACTGGGTTCCAGCTGTTAATGTAGGGCCCTCTGAAATCAGCTGCGTCTGCTTCAAAATGACTTGACCACACATGATGTTGAGAGAGtaaataaacttgaaataaacCTATTTCAAGATAAATATAGCAATGGTCAAACCTGGACAGGTGGAGGGAAGAGTGTTGCTTTTCGTCAATTCTTTCATCTATTTTTATCTACTGTTCATTTTATTCTAACATTATCAGTGACTTGTTTTCCATTACAGTTCGACAACAATACTAAATAGAACATATTCATCATTTACTTCTCTGTCTCCCCAGTGGCAAATCTATGCAGTTCCTTTTGCATATTGATGCTAATAGACGTTATTTATCAGCTGCATTGATAAATCAACTCATTTATCAACAGCTTTTCTGTGCCTCTGGCACCAATGTGATGATAGCCATGTCTCTTGAAAGCACAGCTTGGTATAGCTGTGGAGAGAGCTGGGGCTTATTTGGGATATTATTTGAAATGGAAATTAGTAACTCATAGTTTTTCATTAGTATATGAATGTGGACAGAATGAAAAAGGTATGACTATGGCCATACGTACCAGTCACAAGCAGCACACTGTATACAGaacaattttcaaaaaaatcaaatatggagaaaacataattattagGCCGATTATTGTGAAAAactataataatgtaaatattgatataaagctaaaatattttttttaatttttgatgtcttttttttatttatgtgtgcaaataaactaaactaaaaaactaaaaaatttTGATTATGGCATTTGCATGGTTAACAGTAACCCACTTTCCCCCCTAAGACATAAGACAGTGCAGTATGAATGAGATATTAGCATCACAGAATAAGACGTGTTGTTCAGAGCACTTAAGTCATAAAAGTTTTGTTACCTGCAGTACCAGTTGtatgaatgaacaaatgaatatttttatttcaagtgtCATACAGCAAGAGGTGCCCAGCCCACATGATACCCCTTATATGACCtacattaacacatttttgcTGTCTTCAAAACTTTGTTAGCCAGGCAAACAGCGTAGCTCTCTGATGGCAATTTCAGCCTGttggttcaccactttggtccagaaggaaatatttcaaaacctgCTGGAGGGATTACTAAACAAATATTGTAAAGACATCCGATACCTGCAGAACTACACCCATTCCTATCAGCCTCAGATTGACTTTGTGttaagtgctaattagcaaatgtcagGATGCTAACAGggtaaaaaacaataaacctGCTAAATATTACCTGCTTACTCATGTTGCTGTATAGTGTACGACAACACCTCTACACTAAAGCCACTCCatgaaaagagaaggaagaagaaattCACAGGAGAATCAGACTGAGGTGTATACATGCCTCAGTAATTTGACATGAAATCTAGGTCAGCTAGGTGTATGCTTGCTTTAATTAATGGCCTCACCTTGCTTCTAGGAGGTGAACTTGTCTATGCAGATCAGACACGGAGCTCCTTTGGCCCTGGGAATGCTCTGTCAGTGAGACCTCTGGTCTGCTCAGGTCACGATaaaactggaaacaggaaaacacacaaacaaatgctgTAAAGTGACGATGGGAGTGTTTTGTGGTGCAGGCTCCACAATCTGACCTTTACCCTTTGCGTTTTCTGCTGAGTATAGCTGGTTGAGCCTCACACTGCTCCTGTGGTCAGTCAGGAAGACCGAGACTAACAGCATTGACCcactttctctgctttttcaaTTATCTTTATGGTACATGCTTGACCACTGCTCCAATGTGCTTCCATCACACTGATTTACCACTCTGCACCACCAACAGAACTGAGTGCAGGCTGAACcagtgcatgtgtatgtgtgtgtatgcatgtactgAATAGTCAGCTTTAGATTTAGTAAAGTGATGGAGAGCATTATAATGTCAGACATATGTGTTCTAATCCAgggttttagtattttttttcaaatattgataaataatgaaaatatgctaaacaaaaaaaatggacaCACGAGGGGCAATGAAAGGAGAGACCTTTACAACCTTATGCTAATTAActtccctcttcctccttccttcattTCCTTCTTTCAGAGTCTGTGATTGTGGTGATTGTGGAGTCTTACTTGATAAGACTAGTCTCACTCAGCAGCTGTAAGCTCCAAATCACCTGATAGCCAGCCGTCTACTCTTGGATAAACAACCAAATACACCCCCCATGCATATTGTCAGATTACTTCTTTGTACATGCAAGCAGCATTTACATGAGCGTAATCCTCCTTTTATACCTGATATAGTCACAAAAGACAGTATTATTCCTTATTTGAATTCCTTATTCCTTATTCCTATTCCTTATTGAATGTCACAATGAAGAAGAATTTGGTATTCTATCAAAGACGTAACAAATTCAACTCATCCCATCCGTTGACGGGTGATGTACATTATATATTGTCCACATTATAATGATCACAACCATAGGTGCCTGGTTATGTattaaaatgggggagcaaacttggaaagatacataattgtTGGGGGGATCTGGGGTAGTTGTGTACATCACTAGCATCACTAGCTGATGTAGTTGTAATGTTACACAGGAATGAATAATCataacttcaaaagcagattattttaacctacattatctcaaatcaagGACTGTTTTAATGCACAGCTCAGATGGTGAAATTTGCTCCTCAAGACTTAAAAGGGCCATTTCAGTTGAAGACTAGATCTTACTGCCCTGTAGAGTGAACttgtatgagaaaatgagagaatagtcataataatgaaagcacAGCGCAGAGCAGCCGGATG is drawn from Thunnus albacares chromosome 2, fThuAlb1.1, whole genome shotgun sequence and contains these coding sequences:
- the LOC122994530 gene encoding uncharacterized protein LOC122994530, which encodes MSIQFSGWEVVDDGASFPGVELAASQKPQNRGVYTMYHGTSVASARLIIANGFKQSSGGMLGKGVYVSRDKKKAAHYPLRSSLSDRMVFEVRVRVGRVKRIDKDNHPMQLNWHANGYDTAWVPPNIGLRAVPSGLEEDCVFDPKRVKVVGIAKAPNPTILAELKQLIAKRSKESGRGGSDAADVCSLCKRKTQQGSTHIKQQCWKCGQNICILMSKHFCPDKP
- the fam81b gene encoding LOW QUALITY PROTEIN: protein FAM81B (The sequence of the model RefSeq protein was modified relative to this genomic sequence to represent the inferred CDS: substituted 1 base at 1 genomic stop codon) yields the protein MIFEGRLSNQEKTLAVLLEQAFRIKEEVAAGQRSAQGSVQAEVLSRRLLENHILTITRIVKQLSVDIQVHEVLEGGPLINAAVLVLSRHWRHRSPSVTSGTTLVVQSLDQKNMAGIRDLRGKVARCDASISKLSADVSFWEQQVIKLQLEVTELRSAVDVRFQXLKVKFYRDLSRPEVSLTEHSQGQRSSVSDLHRQVHLLEARISSDLKEAKKQTDTLKRWTEQQLHSSVQTHAQSNCNLFFHGPFFTNIDYSHTLSKKCLAALYVYMLCVQLEAESRLADRLCGLEARVEPFETQRDQANHRQADQLKRSETKLGKRMSSMENSLHQELQLLKQEYHKGFLSVHDVIESLRQIGNIKSCLDKEKLQKDIRHICSKVAELNDL